One genomic window of Punica granatum isolate Tunisia-2019 chromosome 1, ASM765513v2, whole genome shotgun sequence includes the following:
- the LOC116207312 gene encoding tyrosine N-monooxygenase-like yields MALVIAASPPFIIFLLFFVAKLMHLRIINNQHLIKARLPPGPVPWPIIGCIPEMLRRKPTFRWILGWMKEMDTEIACFHFGNVPVIPVTCPAIAQEFLKKQDAAFASRPQSVAAGTFSGGYKTTILSPYGETWKKMRKVLNSEVVSPARHQWLHDKRIMEADNLIRYIYNQSKNFGRVNLRTACRQYTGNVMRRLMFNQRYFVEKIIDDGAPTFREEEHVEALFETLRYLYGFCISDYLPYLAGLDLDGHEKIIKEVHETILKYHEPIIRERIQKWREDDGRNFRVENELEKIEPQDLLDVLISLKDSREKPLLTQEEIIAQTWEIMIAGIDNPANAVEWAMAEMINNPEILNKAEEEVDKVVGIERVVQEQDIPNLNYVKACARESFRLHPLHSFNPPHLSLSETVVAGYRIPKGSHIILSRRGLGRNPKVWDKPLEFRPERHLLSGGNANRCNGFPEEVLLTEPKLRFISFSTGRRGCIGITLGTVMTVMLLARIVQGFLWMKPPELSKICLEESDGDLSLANPLVVCAKPRLPSHLYIPIIKE; encoded by the exons ATGGCTCTCGTTATCGCGGCTTCACCACCCTTCATAATATTCCTCCTCTTTTTTGTAgcaaaactcatgcatctaaGAATTATTAACAACCAACACTTAATCAAGGCCCGGCTACCCCCGGGGCCTGTCCCCTGGCCAATCATCGGGTGCATACCTGAGATGCTACGGCGAAAACCGACGTTTAGGTGGATCCTTGGCTGGATGAAGGAGATGGACACTGAGATTGCATGCTTTCACTTCGGGAATGTCCCCGTGATCCCAGTGACTTGCCCCGCGATTGCCCAAGAGTTCCTGAAGAAGCAAGATGCCGCTTTTGCTTCGAGGCCACAGTCTGTGGCTGCTGGCACCTTCAGTGGCGGATATAAAACCACCATTTTATCACCCTATGGAGAAACTTGGAAGAAAATGAGGAAGGTGTTAAACTCAGAAGTCGTTTCTCCAGCGAGGCACCAGTGGCTCCATGATAAAAGAATCATGGAAGCCGATAACCTAATCag GTACATTTACAATCAGAGCAAAAACTTTGGGAGGGTGAACCTGAGAACTGCATGCCGGCAATATACCGGGAATGTGATGCGGAGATTAATGTTCAATCAGAGATATTTTGTAGAGAAGATCATTGATGATGGAGCGCCAACATTCCGGGAAGAGGAGCATGTGGAAGCTCTCTTCGAGACTCTTAGGTACCTCTATGGATTCTGCATATCAGACTACTTACCTTACTTGGCAGGGCTTGATTTAGACGGCCATGAAAAGATTATTAAGGAAGTTCATGAGACCATTCTTAAGTACCATGAGCCTATAATAAGAGAGAGGATCCAAAAATGGAGGGAGGATGACGGTCGCAACTTCCGAGTGGAAAACGAGTTAGAAAAGATTGAGCCTCAGGACCTGCTTGATGTTCTGATTTCACTTAAGGACTCACGGGAGAAGCCGCTGCTTACACAGGAAGAGATTATAGCACAGACCTGG GAGATCATGATTGCGGGAATTGACAATCCAGCAAATGCAGTGGAATGGGCCATGGCAGAGATGATTAATAACCCTGAGATCCTCAACAAGGCAGAGGAAGAAGTAGACAAGGTTGTGGGAATAGAGAGAGTTGTCCAGGAACAAGACATTCCTAACCTTAACTACGTCAAGGCATGCGCTAGGGAATCCTTTAGGCTCCATCCACTACATTCCTTCAACCCCCCGCATCTGTCCTTATCTGAGACCGTCGTTGCAGGCTACCGTATCCCGAAAGGAAGCCACATTATTCTAAGCCGAAGAGGACTAGGCAGAAATCCTAAAGTCTGGGACAAGCCACTGGAATTCAGACCGGAGAGGCACCTCTTAAGCGGAGGCAATGCAAATAGGTGCAATGGCTTCCCCGAGGAGGTTTTGCTCACGGAGCCTAAGCTGAGGTTCATATCCTTTAGCACTGGGCGCCGAGGCTGTATCGGGATAACTCTTGGGACAGTTATGACGGTAATGCTGCTTGCAAGGATTGTTCAGGGGTTTTTGTGGATGAAGCCGCCAGAGCTATCAAAAATTTGCCTCGAAGAGTCAGATGGCGATTTGTCACTGGCCAATCCGTTGGTTGTATGTGCCAAACCTCGCCTGCCTTCACATCTTTACATACCCATAATTAAGGagtga